The DNA sequence CCATTCGTGATCTTCCCAGAGGTACAGGCATACTATGACCAGGCTTTGACTGCCAAAAAGGCTGCAGCAGAAACCAAAAAAGCCGCTCAGGCCGAATGGGCCACCGCCAACCCTGAACTGGCTGCCAAACTGGATTTCTTCCTCTCCGGAAACTTGCCCGAGATCGATTGGGCTTCCATCGAGCAGAAACCCAACAATGCAACTCGTAACTCCGGCGGTGCTGTATTGGCATACCTCCACGATCATGTAGAGAACATCGTCGTTTCATCTGCTGACTTGTCCAATTCAGACAAGACTCAAGCATTCCTCAAGAAAACCACCATTTTCCGCAAAGGAGACTTCCACGGTCGATTCCTCCAAGCTGGGGTATCCGAGATGACCATGGCTGCATTGTGTGTGGGAATGTCCTTGCATGGGGGGGTTGTGCCTGTATGTGCCACCTTCTTCGCATTCTCTGACTTCATGAAGCCGACCTTGCGTTTGGCGGCATTGATGGAGCAGCCTGTGAAATTCGTCTGGACACACGATGCCTTCCGCGTCGGGGAAGATGGACCTACCCACCAGCCGATTGAGCAGGAAGCACAGTTGCGCTTGTTGGAGCAATTGCAGAACCACAGCCACAAGAATAGCTTCTTGGCACTTCGCCCAGCAGATGCAAATGAGGCGACCATCGCTTGGAAAATGGCCATCGAAAATGTCGATACGCCATCCGGAATGATCCTTTCTCGCCAGAATATCAATGATCTTCCGGGTTCTAGCTACGAGTTCGCCCTTCAGGCTGAAAAAGGCGCATACATCGTTGAGGATTCCGAAGGCACCCCAGATCTGATCTTGGTCGCCAACGGTTCCGAAGTAGCCACGTTGGTAGAAGGTGCCGCCAAGCTTCGTGCAGAGAAAGGATTGAAAGTACGCGTTGTTTCTGCCATCTCCGAAGGCCGTTTCCGCGATCAATCTGCGGAGTATCAGGCTTCTGTACTCCCAACTTCTGTTCCTACGGTAGGCTTGACAGCTGGCTTGCCTGTCACACTCCGTGGCTTGGTAGGACCATTGGGAATGGTGATCGGATTGAACCACTTTGG is a window from the Pontibacter sp. G13 genome containing:
- a CDS encoding transketolase; the encoded protein is MSDQTLTQGNNALATQAADNIRILSAAMVEKAKSGHPGGAMGGADYVNILFSEFLEFDPSDPTWPFRDRFFLDPGHMSPMLYSQLALTGHFTLDELKEFRQWGSPTPGHPELDVKRGVENTSGPLGQGHAFGVGAAIAERFLAARFGEWTSHKTYIYISDGGVQEEISQGVARVAGFLGLGNVIMFYDSNDIQLSSKVDDVMNEDTGAKYAAMGWHVQTIEGNNPDEIRKAIQNAKAETGKPSLIIGKTIMGKGARTESGGSFEGEVETHGMPLSKAGASFEATMANLGGDPENPFVIFPEVQAYYDQALTAKKAAAETKKAAQAEWATANPELAAKLDFFLSGNLPEIDWASIEQKPNNATRNSGGAVLAYLHDHVENIVVSSADLSNSDKTQAFLKKTTIFRKGDFHGRFLQAGVSEMTMAALCVGMSLHGGVVPVCATFFAFSDFMKPTLRLAALMEQPVKFVWTHDAFRVGEDGPTHQPIEQEAQLRLLEQLQNHSHKNSFLALRPADANEATIAWKMAIENVDTPSGMILSRQNINDLPGSSYEFALQAEKGAYIVEDSEGTPDLILVANGSEVATLVEGAAKLRAEKGLKVRVVSAISEGRFRDQSAEYQASVLPTSVPTVGLTAGLPVTLRGLVGPLGMVIGLNHFGFSAPYKVLDEKFGYTAENVFNKSVEFLASLNQ